The genome window CCTGTATTTATCACAACATACGCAGACTTGAGGAAGTCAGAGATTAGAGCTCAACAGATCATTCTTTCAACCTTGAGAGAAGTAGATGGCAAACACTTATCAACACCAACTCCACTTATTTGGAATTTTGAAAGCTTTCATTCACATCTGGTGGGCCTTGTCAGCACATGTAGTTGCTCAGTTGCCATTGAAGGCCATGACTTATGGCTAAAAGCTTGTGAAACACAATGCTGTACAGGACACTCTCACCTCACCACCTTCCTTATCATGTATGTTCATGTCTGTCTTCACAGATGGACTTAGGCCCACATGGTCATGGGCACATAAGTacatattatactgtatacCTAAGGCTGTTGAGAGATGGGAAAATAAACATAGATTTACTGAATAATTATAGATGCTGTTCAAAGGATGATTCTTCTCTCAGTACTGGAGGAAATCCATATTGTTGTATCACTAAAGCAGAGTGCAGCAGAGATTGACTAAAAAGGATGAAATGCATGGACTGTAATTGGTACTCTGTATTATGATTTGGATAAAAGcctcataaacaaacaaaagtttttctgtcaaaaatggcaaataatGACAGAATGCACATAACCTTAGCAAAAGACACAAAAGTGAAATGTTCTTTACTATTATTCATGTGACTTTTAGTTTATGAGTTTTCCAAAAACTCTCTGCGATCATCTGAAGTTTTCCAGTGTCTGGGTTCTAACATTAAGGCATGTGCTGTCCTGTTCTTAATCACCACCCCCTGCAGCAGCAAAAGGGCTTCAAACCTGCACTGCCCCGTTTCTTAACTCCTgacagacaaaaataccaaCCTGTAATATACAGCTAAAATCATAAAATGAGCACAGAAAGCCGCAGTTTCTGTTACAAACTCTTTTGATTTGAACTTCACAAAGATCCTTACCAGACACGTCTGTTAGATAATAACCAGACACACAATATAATGGAGTCTTTTTGGGTATGTGCCATGTTGCAGCAACATCTGTTGTGGtcaatacagagagagagagaacaattaAGTAATCTACAAGTGTAGGCTGTAATTAAACAGGTTTCACATGGTGTTGACCAAACAAGTTCTCTATCATCttcataaaaaacataattgtCTCAAAGTAATTTCTTTGAATTTGAATGCTCTCAGCTGCATAAAATTCATATGGATTGGAGTCATTTCAGATAGTTTTCAAATGAATACAAGACACCAAGGCTCTGTCTCATGAAGCCGGATTAGTAAAGATAGCTGGATAACTGTACTCAGTAAAACCTAAACCTAAAACTGCATTTTTCCCTCTAGCAAGTTTGGTAGTTCTGTTTTGTGAGAAAGACCGCAAAATTAATGCAACACAAGAATACACAAGAATgattgtttcagttcatttacaaatactgtaaatgaacaGTAAAGTAGTTTTACTGAAAGAATTTACAACTTTACAGTAAATCCAAAAAAGCACTGTCAATTTGtcaaaaagaaactgaagaatattattttaaaaagaggcAATAATTAAAGGAAGCTCCACAAAAGAGTTTACAAGTCTAGTCTGAATAGAGGTCCTCATATGATTTGCAGTCTTTTGTGAGCTGAGGAATAACATATGTAAATAATGCgacaaaactcaaaaacaaatccTCTGACAGGAAATATATGATTGTTCACCGATTCCAAAAAAACCATCACTGTTCATCTGCTTGGGGAACAGGCCAGAGTCTCCATTTCCACAGAGCAGAATCATCCTCCACAGAGTTCAAGTCTGAATGGCTGCATAAGACCATTACTGCAGTTTCCGTGCATGTCCAAACTGTTTGGTCTTAGTTTGAATCCTCGACCCTCCGGAAAACTGCGAGGAAATTCTTCCCTCCGTTCCTCTGcactttctttccttcttctgTACATGTCCCCAAGCGATTTATGATGATGTCCCCAACCTGCCAAGAGAAGATTGTTTCTTAAAGCTTATTGAACACATTTACACTAAGAGATGCAGGGAGAGATAATTCAATTAAACTTAAATGCATGGAGGTGTTCACTCACATTAATGTAAAAATCCTTATCACCAAAATTCataattcagtgtttattattgcAGTCAAAGTATATCAActattacaaaaatacaaagtaaaTAATATTCTTTTATTCGTGCTTTTATACATTACTAACCATTTAAAGCAATAACTTAACATTCTGACAAATACACTTTTGCCAAGATTTAGGgaagattgataccacactCATCTCTGTTTGTAAAGCATGTAGCTAGCACTAAAAtatgattagcttagcttaaagactaAAAGCAGGGGAAAGATGGCTAGCTTGGCTACCAATATCTCTACAGCTGAATGCTGAACATGTCATATTGTTGCAGAGATCTGAAAAGACTCTAGACGTTACTTAGCCAACAAACAGCCCAGTGATTTTGATTGGTACTAATTTTCTCATTTGACTAACAAAGTTACAAGTGCACTTCCCAAAATCACAAACTATTTCTTCAAAGAATTTCAGATCATGAATTTGACCTCTTTTCTTCCAAAAAGCAGATAAACAACAAATGCTGTCATGACACAAACAGCTCCACATTAACATACCAGTTCTTCATCAGGGACACATGTGAACAGTGGATGTTCAGTGAAGTGCTTCACCATCCAGAGGTGAACTTCCTCCACATCTGTGATGGTGTACACCAAACCCTGACAAGACCAGACAAACGCAGGAAGGTTATTAACACAGTTCTGGGGGAAAaatttgcagcttttttttaacattttcaaatatttcagcTTCAGAGCTAAGTGGTTTCATCACCTCTGGACAGCAAAGAGAGTCCTtgctaaaaagagaaaaataacgcacagacagcacagaggtTAATCACCTATGTCACTGTAGTTTACATTGGAGGCTGAACAGATAACATTAGTAGAACAAGGATTTCTTAGAAAGCTCAGCAGTGGCACAGATTTCCACACCAGTGCAAATTCGGGCGTATTTATCTTTCCAGAGAATCCAGGatgagcatgtgtgtctgtgcactgtCTCCACTCTGCATACATCCATGTCAATCACACCTCTTACTGTTTCAAGTGCAGTCTAAGAACAATCTAGATTTAAAAGGTTGTCACTTATAAACAACAGACTCAGGTTAATTTTGATATGAAACTGCCTCTATAAATTATCATTTTCTTGACAGTTTCCCCACCCACCAGCACAGTTATGGCTGTGTGCCAATGCTGAAGGCCCTTGTAgagcttacacacacacatacttgcacacacagacgcacatgCATGCACGAACGCATcaatgcaaatacacacacacatgcacgcacatacacacacacacacacacacacacacacacacacacacacacacacacacacacacacacacacacacacacacacacacacacacacacacacacaaaacaccagAGGAAAAACGATAAAGCCAAATTTAGGCACAAGCCCTTCATTGTTTCCTACAACCTCCAACAGTGCTCGCGCCCTAGTCAAGTGTCCCACTGTTGCCCTGACAGCTCTGGCAGGCGGGAGCAGGGTGTGTACAGACGTCAACCAGCTGCAGGCCACACCGGTTGCtcaattttatttcagtgaattCATGGATTTCTACAGACTGCGATCAATTGATGAAACAATGACAAGAGGGGCAATTTGTTGCACAACTATCAGTTGGGTTTGAGATTTTTCAGTGCTATAAAGTTTATGAGTGACATTCAATTCAAGTGTCAGCTGCAGGTATTTAAAAACTCTAAAACTACAGAGTCTTAAAGTATAAGCTTGCtgatattgttttttattgtgaagctgatcctactaacaagtattgttGGTGTAGCTAAAATCTGATACATCTTACTCCCCTGTTCCAAAGAGCTCTACTGTTGTCCCAAAAATATTGAACACATCCATGAGCCACAGTGTTACACTGGGTGACATGAGCATAGAAGTTTATTTTGAGTTCTGCTGCCATTAATACTCACTAGTGAATCAAATATGTATTcgtctgcagctgaaaacagtccctAACAAATGCCATGTTTATTGCTGTCTGAGTGATGTTTACTAAACACTTCAGTACCCAGGTGTTTTAGTCAATTACTGAAcctttttcaaaaatgaaacaacGTATTTCTGACTCATTTTGAAAGATTTATGTCTTTCAATGGGAAGGAATGAGCCACCAACAGAGTAGGAAAGTTGGAAAGTATTCAAAGACAGACTAAGGTATTGTTGgttttttcatgggatttgttaacaataacaaaattaTATAACCACGCCAGCCTTATGTAATGGAGAGTTACCACTAGAGGTAAGAGGggaaaatatgtcttttttctgtattttggcTGACCTGACAAGTCTATACTCAGACTGGAATTCCCTGAGTTTTCTTCTGTTCATCTTCAATTTACACAACACATTCAGAgcacaaatgttaaaaaacaccACAAGGACAAGCAGCAGTTCTCTGTTGGCtgcaactactgttactgttaattAACCTGTTTATCATTTTTGCAATTAAATTATTAGTCTGCCCAAAAGTAGTCAGTTTACAAAGATGTACAACATATCCTCATATGtcagaagctggaaccagtgaatgtATGAAAAGCTTGTGTAATAAATGatgtaaataattaataaaacaatcaataaaatttctgttgatcaactacctgttttattattcatgtACATACCCCGACTCTCAGTGTGTAAGCATACTCTGCCAACAGTGTGGGACTAATGATCCTCCATTTGTGCTTGGTCTTCTTAAAGTGAGGGTCAGGGAAGAGAAAGAACATCTTACtgagctgcaagaaaaaaattacagaaCAGTAAATccagagataaaaaaaacaaaactcaagtCATTACTTAGTGTCATTCATACACACAAGATCAAAACTaatctttgtatttttatctACTTTGATACTAAAATGTATGAGTGTCATCACTTAAATGTGGCCCCCATGATATTTTGTGGTTGGTTGTTAAGCACCATGGATTGCAAAAGTGGAattcccctcctttttttccataaagttctccatgtctctgtctttgacAAGTGTACAAGTGCAGGCTCCATTGATATTAGTCTGGCTGATACATTAAAACCCATTCCAGTAACTTTTTAttagttaaaataaataatgtcagGTATAGACAGAAAGATGTGGGGATAATCACTGGGGACTGCTGCAGCCTCAGGGGCCACTTCAGTGCTGATGGAAGATGGAAAAACCTTCGCACTTTGAATTATTTTTGGGTTACAAAACATAACTAAGAGGAGGGGGGTATGTCAGGTCTTTAAAATATGCTGTTTCAACACTTGAGTCACATCATGCATGTGAGAAGGATTGGGACTAGGTTTTGAGCACTAGTCTGGGTGGTCGTCTTTCATTTCTCcgctttgaaaaaaaatctggctaGTGAAGACAGTTTTGTTCTAATAGTGAGTGGGGACAACTAACACTAAAACTGCAACTGGAAAAATGTTCATCTTTGATAAATTACTACGAGTTAAGAGACGCGGTTTGTGATTGAGTTGAAGGCAGTGACGCTGTCGGCAAAATAAAGCATGTTAATGCAACTATAAAAACTGGGTTCCTCTCAAACACCTAAAATCTCTGCTTGGCAAGAAGCCTCGACTCAAGCTCTACAAATAACAGctgtattatttaaaattacCTGAAATATTGTGTTAAAAATTCAATTAACGTATGTGCTTCTAAATTAAACATCTATATAATTTGCCTTCcataaatgtgtcagtgttacaGCAATTACTCTCCTGTGTTCGTTTCTGGGTTTATACTCACTGAGGGCATTTGAGGTGAAGTTTTTCATCCAGTGTACCTAAATTAACCCTGGTACACTAAGCCCACTGTGTAATCTAATGCAAGTTTCAACAAGTCATAGATTACTGTAGCTAATTGGAACGGATAAATGGCGTCTCGCATTGCTCTATGCTCAGCTGATGTGATGCCTTGCGTGTCAGTCAATGACCCCATTGTTGTGAAATCCTGGATTTATTGAGCAATCTCTATAAATTAATTCAGTCCATGTGTTAAACATAAGGAAAGTAattatttttagatgttttgCCTGTGTATTCTTATTACCTTGGCAGTGTCAGAGCAGACTGTCAGCTTGAATTTCAGGTTATTACAGGCCATGTTGGATGAGCTATTAAAGAACTGCAGGTCTTTTGTGTAGGATGTGTAATTTAGGGGAGTTACAATCGTTGCACACATTAACATCATACTCTGTGGTTATTTCCATATATAGTGGGTACATAAAGGTTTGGTAcaccaaatttacaaaaaaaagtatttagCCGTACAGATATAGTTTTGTTTCTATTTAATATCTATCACTGAGATGTCTGTCTCCATCCAAATTAATAGATGTGAATGGAATTCAGTCTGTGGTGTATTTAAAACTGttagcagttttaaaaaatttaagtttaagtttaagttttaagtttaCCAAGGTCCCTGGTGTTACAATAGCATGATGTGTCTAGTGGCTGGGTATAGATGCATCTTAGGTCATCCTGCACTGGTGACTAATGTGGTGCACTAAATCTCACACCTTTGACAGAGAAACCCGGTTTTGAGAGAGTCTGTTCAGCCATCGTGTTTCAGACCAgactaacaacaacaaaagaatcACATCAGCAACTGAATCTCTTACAAACTATACAAAATTGGATACATTCACTGTTACCAGTTTCCCTACGGTCCTACTGATTAAGTCAGACATATAGCTGTAATATCATTAATGTTTATATCACTGGCAACAAGAATCCTCAATTCTGGATTGACTTTTAGTATCTGGACTGTATAACCAGACACCTAAAGGGCAGGTGCTCTAAACAACATTTAAAGGCGATATATGTACATTTggctattgctacatagccattCTTAACATTAATAGCTTTTTACTCACCACtgtagaagaaatgttgcaagttcagcatcagacttTATTCCTTCGCCAAAGCAACATCAATGTTTtacttcttctctgtttctattACTGAAGTAAGCATACAAACCAGCTAGCTCCAGCCCAGCCGGTCAGTCTCGCCACTCTCTGATAACGACTCATTATAACGTCCAGACTACCCTGAAGTACTCACAGGGCACATTCTAGCTTCTTGTTTTGTAAACGCAATgaatggctgaagctcttggcaagcaaccatcactACCACCCactcctggcaagaaaccacatttggcagcagagaaaatttACAAATGTCACCTTTAAAATGTAGGTTGAGACTTGGGGAGTGAGGCTTAGCTAAAGAGCTTGGAGCCTGTGTTACTTgtgcaacaaaaatatttctgcaACAAATCAATTAGCAGTAGAAGAGAGGGCATCAGAAATAAGATTAGCCAGATGGCAGTAGTGTATTATAAGATTCAAGgagaaataatacaaaattttaatgaaaatgtcaaatgagatgtttcttttctttcaataAAAATTTGAAATATATCCTTCAGTGCAAAAAAACTGTACTAGAATGTCCtggtatgtttgttttttgagtatTATGGCTTGAAGACACTGAATTTGGACACAATTGAGCTCTCATTAACGTTCTGGACTGGGTCAGTTCATGTGAGGCAGAGCAATGACTGGTTGTATTTGACAAACTGCCACCTCTCATTAAAGTTTTCAGTGACTGGCTAAACAGTCTTAAGATCTCATGAACAAATATTCCTGAAGTGACTGGTTAGTAGTGAGTGTGTTAAGCATCTCCTGCCCAGCATCCAATCAGAGGCAAGAAACACTCCCACTTTTTCTGTCAGcggcaaacacacaggagaagaCCTACCTGTCCTTTAGAGAAGAAGTTGGGGAGGTACTTCATCGCATTACTGCGAATGCAGGCAATGTTCTGGTAGCTTCCAGGTTCAGCGGCACGCAACGATTGGATACGATCCTGAACATAATCTGACACTTTGACACGGATCTCCATGCCCAGCATGAGCTTGTCTGGGAAAAGTGGAGATAGCTCCACTGAGACAAagtaaaagacacaaacagagacgtGAACAGAGTGGAACATGAGGGCAATGTAGAGTAAGACTATGGCTTTTGCAGGCACCCAGATCAGTGACATAACTACCTAAAAGCCCCCCATATCCACAGCCAATGTCTGCAAACTCAACTCGTGGGGTCTCCTTCTCAGACGAATTGCCAGTGAAGAAGTCTGGATACAGCGTGGACCAGTCCATTTCCTCTGGACACACAGGACTGagcaggaaagaggagaaaacagtaAGTAGCAGTGAAAGGTTTTCAATGAAACTATCTTCCTATGTTGCTCTACTGTTTACAGTAGATTATTTAGAGGGACAGGAATGTTGTTTCTGGGGAGAGATGGTgctaatgcattttaaaatgtcaccgTTGTGTTGCAAGAGATTGAAGTGAGGAATATCAGACAAATGTGTCACAATTCAGGctaacaaaaccaaaaccttcTGTATGTCCTGTTTCCACTAGGGATTAAAAATGAGGAGACATGTGTCTGTGCCACTTCTTCTTAAGTTATAAATGCACAGgtactgagagaaaataaaacgaACACTGTGTAGTGTTAGTATTTAAGTGAGACACATGGACATCACTCACTAGTCAAACGTGTGGTAAGCCATCGGATTTGAATGGGCTCGCTGTCTGTAGTAACGCTTCTGAGGCATTGATGAACTCatgttggattaaaaaaaaaaaaaaactctcctcCCGAAATAAATTTTGTCTGTCAcggaaatattaaataaactcAGAAACGTGTACTCCCACAGTCACGTTTGTTTCTAGTTTACTACCGGTTGTGAGTCGCGGCGTCAGTACGTCATCATTAAGCGTCTTCTCGCGGTTGCCAGGTTTGTGTATTTTACACACTAGCGTACAGTGTCTATCTAGAAGAAATAGCGATATCACATGGTAAATTTACACAATATAAGTATAGtcctgcattatttatttacttttttttactaaagcaaaaccatcagaaaatgtatttaatgtttcaAAAATATGCTTGGTATAACTGGTGCTAAAGGGAAAAAATATATGCAATATCTACTGGTGACTTTTCATCATACATTGTGTTTTATGAGTTGTAATAAGTTCAGCAAAACCTCAAAGATAAAGTCAAGTTTTTTTGCAGca of Lates calcarifer isolate ASB-BC8 linkage group LG12, TLL_Latcal_v3, whole genome shotgun sequence contains these proteins:
- the mettl1 gene encoding tRNA (guanine-N(7)-)-methyltransferase, which gives rise to MSSSMPQKRYYRQRAHSNPMAYHTFDYPVCPEEMDWSTLYPDFFTGNSSEKETPRVEFADIGCGYGGLLVELSPLFPDKLMLGMEIRVKVSDYVQDRIQSLRAAEPGSYQNIACIRSNAMKYLPNFFSKGQLSKMFFLFPDPHFKKTKHKWRIISPTLLAEYAYTLRVGGLVYTITDVEEVHLWMVKHFTEHPLFTCVPDEELVGDIIINRLGTCTEEGKKVQRNGGKNFLAVFRRVEDSN